The proteins below come from a single Vanacampus margaritifer isolate UIUO_Vmar chromosome 10, RoL_Vmar_1.0, whole genome shotgun sequence genomic window:
- the LOC144059356 gene encoding ribose-phosphate pyrophosphokinase 1 isoform X2 gives MPNIKIFSGSSHPDLSQKIADRLGLELGKVVTKKFSNQETCVEIGESVRGEDVYIVQSGCGEINDNLMELLIMINACKIASASRVTAVIPCFPYARQDKKDKSRAPISAKLVANMLSVSGADHIITMDLHASQIQGFFDIPVDNLYAEPAVLKWIKENIPEWKNCTIVSPDAGGAKRVTSIADRLNVDFALIHKERKKANEVDRMVLVGDVTSRVAILVDDMADTCGTICHAADKLISAGATKVYAILTHGIFSGPAISRINNACFEAVVVTNTIPQEEKMRHCPKIQVIDISMILAEAIRRTHNGESVSYLFSHVPL, from the exons atgccaaatatcaaaatattcAGCGGTAGCTCACACCCGGATCTGTCTCAAAAGATAGCCGACCGACTTGGTCTGGAGCTGGGGAAGGTGGTCACCAAGAAATTTAGCAACCAAGAAACATG cgTGGAGATAGGCGAGAGCGTACGAGGAGAGGACGTCTACATCGTCCAAAGCGGCTGCGGGGAGATCAACGACAACCTGATGGAGCTGCTCATCATGATCAACGCCTGCAAGATCGCGTCGGCCTCCAGAGTTACTGCCGTCATCCCTTGCTTTCCGTACGCCCGCCAGGACAAGAAGGACAAG AGCCGTGCTCCCATCTCTGCCAAGTTGGTGGCCAACATGCTGTCCGTGTCAGGCGCTGACCACATCATCACGATGGACCTGCACGCCTCGCAAATCCAG GGATTCTTTGACATCCCAGTTGACAACCTCTACGCAGAGCCCGCCGTGTTAAAGTGGATTAAAGAAAACATACCCGAGTGGAAGAACTGTACCATCGTCTCACCAGATGCTGGAGGTGCAAAGAG GGTCACCTCGATCGCCGACAGGTTAAATGTGGACTTTGCTCTCATTCATAAAGAGCGGAAAAAGGCAAACGAGGTTGACCGGATGGTCCTTGTCGGCGATGTGACGTCTCGGGTCGCCATCCTCGTGGATGACATGGCGGATACGTGCGGGACCATCTGCCATGCTGCCGACAA GCTAATTTCTGCCGGTGCCACGAAAGTGTACGCCATCCTGACCCACGGCATCTTCTCCGGGCCTGCCATTTCTCGCATCAATAATGCCTGCTTTGAAGCAGTTGTGGTCACCAACACAATACCCCAGGAGGAGAAAATGAGGCATTGTCCCAAAATACAG GTTATCGACATCTCCATGATCCTCGCGGAGGCCATCCGGAGAACCCACAATGGCGAGTCTGTGTCGTACCTATTCAGCCACGTACCTTTGTAA
- the LOC144059356 gene encoding ribose-phosphate pyrophosphokinase 1 isoform X3, with translation MPAAIRHHDEKPLAMSMHSMLLFDGFSLQSRAPISAKLVANMLSVSGADHIITMDLHASQIQGFFDIPVDNLYAEPAVLKWIKENIPEWKNCTIVSPDAGGAKRVTSIADRLNVDFALIHKERKKANEVDRMVLVGDVTSRVAILVDDMADTCGTICHAADKLISAGATKVYAILTHGIFSGPAISRINNACFEAVVVTNTIPQEEKMRHCPKIQVIDISMILAEAIRRTHNGESVSYLFSHVPL, from the exons ATGCCGGCTGCCATCCGACATCATGACGAGAAGCCTCTGGCCATGTCCATGCACTCAATGCTGCTTTtcg ATGGCTTTTCATTGCAGAGCCGTGCTCCCATCTCTGCCAAGTTGGTGGCCAACATGCTGTCCGTGTCAGGCGCTGACCACATCATCACGATGGACCTGCACGCCTCGCAAATCCAG GGATTCTTTGACATCCCAGTTGACAACCTCTACGCAGAGCCCGCCGTGTTAAAGTGGATTAAAGAAAACATACCCGAGTGGAAGAACTGTACCATCGTCTCACCAGATGCTGGAGGTGCAAAGAG GGTCACCTCGATCGCCGACAGGTTAAATGTGGACTTTGCTCTCATTCATAAAGAGCGGAAAAAGGCAAACGAGGTTGACCGGATGGTCCTTGTCGGCGATGTGACGTCTCGGGTCGCCATCCTCGTGGATGACATGGCGGATACGTGCGGGACCATCTGCCATGCTGCCGACAA GCTAATTTCTGCCGGTGCCACGAAAGTGTACGCCATCCTGACCCACGGCATCTTCTCCGGGCCTGCCATTTCTCGCATCAATAATGCCTGCTTTGAAGCAGTTGTGGTCACCAACACAATACCCCAGGAGGAGAAAATGAGGCATTGTCCCAAAATACAG GTTATCGACATCTCCATGATCCTCGCGGAGGCCATCCGGAGAACCCACAATGGCGAGTCTGTGTCGTACCTATTCAGCCACGTACCTTTGTAA
- the frmpd3 gene encoding FERM and PDZ domain-containing protein 3 isoform X2, protein MLKDDSLLLIPNVLKVFLENGQIKSFTFDSRTTVRDVISSLQDRLSLRYIEHFALVLEAGGLDQSQKLLLLQENQPLTHVVHRTYFQGMKCLFRICFFPKDPADLLRRDPAAFEYLYIQNRNDVIKERFGMDWKSDITLRLAALHIYITVSSARPNQKISLKHVEKEWGLEPFLPLTLLPTVKEKNVCKILSQLLKTYQHPPPSGNKVPPLQGKLQYLRVLNDLPPFGGILFSTVGLDEKQSATTLLVGPRHGISHVIDLKNNLTTVLTEFSRISKIQLYRESQGVARVEVSIHEGKPLVLLMEWPDASNFACLISGYYKLFVDPKRNIYFRISGQSHLTKADYRSSHHSHPRSGATGLPSGGRRGDERESLHRESGSSRAIAPAESQHLGLCHFHLQEQQFQELQAHPEADLDINENFISQEATERPRTKSDPTQQSTEEVAVVTPRPPVENAGFRNRAQTLAQTQKSARYFCDSCKERHRKDLSTAVSSGRNVGKTCSSGCASRNGGGVDLMALPPPGNEEDEEEEPPNGGEKLQPPQPAIAAPPPGFRDNSSDEDDSKRGRKAPPSARTDASTVKQQHTKEDVPVTLIDNVATRTVRDHAQELDDALVSTLQALEALAASEDYPHHHHQPTQTAGLIVLAAITPESSLDSGHETNSSELTDVSEMVSAMKQNQNQAYLLAHHINKDSRLCRRDFPLAIPGCTAKTIGTGAFSVGQIRAGCPPKQVILSKTVPFKVSPSQDSGIVSVVTEQRGNQDTIPNEQTPEIKANILDPLLKSPKELKLSDVSPSATVNKDPKLSSASGESQRLNLLNGVKEKSTPPLNTDKALSVLLPVDRTASAKVPQTNMCQDAATASRETMKPSSSTEYLPVDDLFCTCPVQQEPGPQLRIKDPQVQKVVVFQTSSPTDDERLRAKGLFMANSKENTVRVGVECSLAKPSPTVQTKYSPHFPLTSERKEGAESKVDGTLGKSHSESQICATKSLPNLEDKTQSPSLDIVSTLPTKESKKLSSVKGKSQRTAPFLSIRNLLSATFPARMRRETDERRAQLQKVRQYELEFLEELLKPKSSQGEFLPQGSSPVPSGTPCACQLRTSPVLKAPGISREQRRSCDCKRMCRGMRLPDTPVGSTTETQNRGRERTTAKTPPTVSKAPHGEGATRQSQNLEVKTARIRSISLESRDPRGEKGACLPTCTSQTDFVEPPQSKKLQRRYSIGELDNSTNTPVYAEVKPKTKSLEKEMERVRATGLRLPTPVEPVHTQSHQADGKGKKGVFYIHSNELLCESKEESGEVLLSLPSEDSDDKDKCCSFCFCYRKCEAADESSEKDELSYSIPLQVLPGMELDSSTFPVVSKTLQVLNAEDCSGEEDTEKEPQAQEIDLRACGTLEGSLARVEVLQGKSFSLPDGFLNAQLDANELLAILRQCANSPQAEGEARLQPSRIAEYKHELAVRFKEFRASCRRVASVEKSPTCMLAVVTASFQVLCDLTQTFIKLVRGVRTETQRQQLLRKVEEVAINYTLLLRAAEESMGHSSSLPTKTVSPQVSSDTNNMSSLTRPIKVLPAK, encoded by the exons AATCGCAATGATGTAATCAAGGAGCGCTTTGGCATGGACTGGAAATCTGACATCACGTTACGATTGGCCGCTCTCCATATCTACATCACTGTGTCCTCAGCAAGGCCCAATCAGAAGATCTCTCTGAAGCACGTAGA AAAGGAATGGGGTCTGGAGCCTTTTCTTCCGCTTACTCTGCTCCCAACGGTCAAGGAGAAGAATGTTTGCAAGATTCTGTCACAGTTGTTAAAGACCTACCAGCATCCGCCGCCATCAGGCAACAAG GTGCCTCCTCTTCAAGGAAAGCTGCAGTACTTGCGAGTCCTCAATGACCTCCCACCTTTTGGAGGAATACTCTTCAGTACGGTTGGACTG GATGAAAAACAATCAGCCACAACTCTACTGGTGGGTCCTCGACATGGCATCAGTCACGTGATTGACCTGAAAAACAACCTGACGACAGTTCTGACGGAGTTTAGTAGGATATCGAAGATCCAGCTCTATCGCGAAAGCCAAGGTGTGGCTCGTGTGGAGGTGTCAATCCACGAAGGCAAG CCATTGGTGCTACTCATGGAATGGCCAGATGCCAGTAACTTTGCATGTCTCATCTCTGGCTACTACAAACTGTTTGTAGACCCCAAAAGGAACATCTACTTCAGGATCTCTGGTCAGTCTCATCTGACCAAGGCAG ATTACAGAAGCTCCCACCATTCACACCCACGTTCTGGGGCAACCGGCTTACCAAGTGGAGGGCGGAGAGGGGACGAGAGAGAAAGCTTGCACAGGGAGTCAGGGTCTTCAAGGGCCATTGCACCTGCAGAGTCTCAGCATCTAGGTCTGTGCCATTTCCACCTTCAAGAACAACAGTTTCAGGAGCTCCAAGCACACCCTGAAGCTGACCTTGACATCAATGAGAACTTTATTTCCCAAGAGGCCACTGAGCGGCCCCGCACCAAGTCAGACCCTACACAGCAGAGTACAGAGGAGGTAGCTGTGGTGACACCGAGACCACCAGTGGAGAATGCCGGATTCAGAAACCGTGCCCAAACATTGGCTCAAACACAAAAATCCGCACGGTACTTCTGTGACTCCTGCAAAGAAAGGCACAGGAAGGATTTGTCAACGGCAGTGAGCAGCGGTCGAAACGTAGGAAAAACTTGCTCGAGTGGTTGCGCTTCCAGAAATGGGGGCGGCGTTGATCTCATGGCGCTGCCGCCCCCTGGGaatgaggaggacgaggaggaggagccacCCAACGGAGGCGAAAAGCTGCAACCACCACAACCTGCGATTGCCGCCCCACCACCTGGCTTCAGAGACAACAGCTCTGATGAGGATGACTCAAAGAGAGGGAGGAAGGCTCCACCCAGTGCCAGGACAGATGCCAGCACTGTGAAACAGCAACATACTAAGGAGGACGTACCTGTGACACTTATTGATAACGTGGCCACGAGAACGGTCCGAGATCATGCACAGGAACTTGACGATGCATTGGTATCCACCTTACAAGCTCTAGAGGCTTTGGCAGCTTCTGAGGACTACCCCCATCACCACCACCAGCCAACACAGACTGCAG GGCTTATTGTCCTGGCTGCCATTACACCAGAATCATCGTTGGATTCGGGACATGAGACCAATTCTTCTGAACTGACAGATGTTTCTGAGATGGTCTCAGCAATGaagcaaaaccaaaaccaaGCCTACCTGCTAGCACACCATATCAATAAGGACAGCCGCCTCTGCCGCCGCGATTTCCCCCTAGCTATCCCTGGCTGCACAGCAAAGACAATAGGGACAGGGGCATTTTCAGTGGGTCAGATCCGTGCTGGTTGCCCTCCCAAGCAAGTAATCCTCAGTAAGACTGTTCCCTTTAAAGTCAGCCCCAGTCAAGACTCTGGGATTGTCAGTGTTGTCACAGAGCAGAGAGGCAATCAAGATACCATTCCGAATGAACAGACACCAGAAATTAAAGCAAACATCCTCGATCCCCTCCTTAAATCACCTAAAGAACTTAAATTGTCAGATGTGTCACCTTCAGCTACAGTCAATAAAGATCCAAAGTTATCCAGCGCTTCAGGGGAGTCACAGAGGCTAAATCTTCTCAATGGcgtaaaggagaagtcaacacCACCTCTTAATACAGACAAAGCCTTATCTGTTCTCTTACCCGTGGACAGGACTGCCTCAGCCAAGGTTCCCCAAACGAATATGTGCCAAGACGCCGCGACTGCCTCTAGAGAGACCATGAAGCCTTCGAGTTCGACGGAATACCTGCCAGTCGATGATCTCTTCTGCACGTGCCCAGTACAACAAGAACCTGGGCCACAATTAAGAATAAAAGATCCGCAGGTTCAGAAGGTAGTGGTCTTTCAAACCTCATCTCCTACAGATGATGAGCGTCTTCGAGCAAAAGGCCTCTTTATGGCTAACAGCAAGGAAAACACAGTAAGAGTGGGAGTAGAATGTAGTTTGGCAAAACCTAGTCCTACAGTACAAACCAAGTACTCTCCTCATTTTCCTCTCACatcagaaagaaaagaaggagcTGAGAGCAAAGTAGATGGTACTCTTGGAAAATCCCATTCCGAATCGCAGATATGTGCCACAAAGTCATTACCTAATTTAGAAGACAAAACACAGAGCCCCTCTTTAGACATAGTATCTACTCTACCAACTAAAGAATCAAAGAAATTGAGCAGTGTAAAGGGGAAGTCCCAGCGCACTGCCCCTTTTTTGAGCATTAGAAATTTACTTTCAGCGACGTTCCCAGCGAGAATGAGAAGGGAAACAGATGAGCGACGAGCTCAGCTGCAAAAGGTTCGTCAGTACGAGTTGGAGTTCTTAGAAGAGCTGCTGAAACCCAAGTCCTCACAGGGGGAATTTTTGCCCCAAGGATCCTCACCTGTACCCTCAGGGACTCCTTGTGCCTGCCAGCTGCGCACCAGCCCTGTCCTAAAAGCACCCGGTATCTCCAGGGAACAGCGACGAAGCTGCGACTGTAAGAGAATGTGTAGGGGTATGAGACTACCTGATACACCAGTTGGCTCTACCAcggaaacacaaaatagagGCAGGGAGAGAACTACGGCAAAGACCCCTCCAACGGTCTCCAAAGCACCTCACGGTGAAGGTGCTACAAGGCAGTCCCAGAATTTAGAGGTCAAGACCGCACGAATACGCTCAATCAGCCTTGAATCGAGGGATCCAAGGGGAGAGAAAGGCGCCTGCTTGCCCACGTGTACCTCACAAACAGACTTTGTGGAACCACCACAAAGTAAGAAGCTCCAGAGGCGTTACAGCATTGGAGAGTTGGATAACAGTACTAACACACCTGTTTACGCAGAGGTAAAACCCAAAACCAAGAGTCTCGAGAAAGAGATGGAGCGAGTCAGAGCTACGGGATTACGGCTGCCGACCCCTGTGGAGCCAGTTCATACACAGTCTCATCAGGCAGacggaaaggggaaaaaaggtgtGTTTTATATTCACAGCAATGAGCTACTGTGCGAAAGCAAAGAAGAGAGCGGGGAGGTGCTGCTGTCGTTGCCCAGCGAAGACAGCGACGACAAGGATAAATGCTGCTCATTCTGTTTCTGCTACCGAAAATGTGAAGCAGCAGATGAGAGCAGTGAGAAGGACGAGCTCTCGTACTCGATTCCCCTTCAGGTTCTTCCAGGCATGGAGCTTGACTCAAGTACATTTCCTGTTGTCAGCAAAACCCTGCAGGTTCTTAATGCTGAAGACTGCAGTGGAGAGGAAGACACAGAGAAAGAGCCGCAGGCACAAGAGATTGACCTAAGAGCTTGCGGTACACTGGAGGGGAGCCTGGCGCGGGTCGAGGTGCTACAGGGCAAGTCTTTTAGCTTGCCTGATGGCTTCCTAAATGCCCAGTTGGATGCTAATGAATTACTCGCCATCCTACGTCAGTGTGCTAACAGCCCGCAAGCCGAGGGCGAGGCTCGTCTTCAGCCCTCGCGGATCGCAGAGTACAAGCATGAGCTGGCAGTGCGCTTCAAAGAATTCCGAGCATCCTGTCGGCGAGTGGCCAGCGTGGAAAAAAGCCCGACGTGTATGCTTGCCGTTGTCACGGCCAGCTTTCAAGTGCTGTGCGATTTAACCCAGACCTTCATCAAATTGGTCAGAGGGGTCCGCACAGAGACGCAAAGACAGCAGCTGCTACGGAAAGTGGAGGAAGTCGCTATTAACTACACGTTGCTCCTTCGCGCAGCCGAAGAATCCATGGGACATTCAAGCAGCCTGCCGACAAAAACTGTTAGCCCTCAAGTGTCCTCCGACACCAATAACATGAGCTCGCTCACTCGACCCATCAAAGTTCTTCCTGCCAAGTAA
- the LOC144059356 gene encoding ribose-phosphate pyrophosphokinase 1 isoform X1, with product MPNIKIFSGSSHPDLSQKIADRLGLELGKVVTKKFSNQETCVEIGESVRGEDVYIVQSGCGEINDNLMELLIMINACKIASASRVTAVIPCFPYARQDKKDKVGSRAPISAKLVANMLSVSGADHIITMDLHASQIQGFFDIPVDNLYAEPAVLKWIKENIPEWKNCTIVSPDAGGAKRVTSIADRLNVDFALIHKERKKANEVDRMVLVGDVTSRVAILVDDMADTCGTICHAADKLISAGATKVYAILTHGIFSGPAISRINNACFEAVVVTNTIPQEEKMRHCPKIQVIDISMILAEAIRRTHNGESVSYLFSHVPL from the exons atgccaaatatcaaaatattcAGCGGTAGCTCACACCCGGATCTGTCTCAAAAGATAGCCGACCGACTTGGTCTGGAGCTGGGGAAGGTGGTCACCAAGAAATTTAGCAACCAAGAAACATG cgTGGAGATAGGCGAGAGCGTACGAGGAGAGGACGTCTACATCGTCCAAAGCGGCTGCGGGGAGATCAACGACAACCTGATGGAGCTGCTCATCATGATCAACGCCTGCAAGATCGCGTCGGCCTCCAGAGTTACTGCCGTCATCCCTTGCTTTCCGTACGCCCGCCAGGACAAGAAGGACAAGGTGGGG AGCCGTGCTCCCATCTCTGCCAAGTTGGTGGCCAACATGCTGTCCGTGTCAGGCGCTGACCACATCATCACGATGGACCTGCACGCCTCGCAAATCCAG GGATTCTTTGACATCCCAGTTGACAACCTCTACGCAGAGCCCGCCGTGTTAAAGTGGATTAAAGAAAACATACCCGAGTGGAAGAACTGTACCATCGTCTCACCAGATGCTGGAGGTGCAAAGAG GGTCACCTCGATCGCCGACAGGTTAAATGTGGACTTTGCTCTCATTCATAAAGAGCGGAAAAAGGCAAACGAGGTTGACCGGATGGTCCTTGTCGGCGATGTGACGTCTCGGGTCGCCATCCTCGTGGATGACATGGCGGATACGTGCGGGACCATCTGCCATGCTGCCGACAA GCTAATTTCTGCCGGTGCCACGAAAGTGTACGCCATCCTGACCCACGGCATCTTCTCCGGGCCTGCCATTTCTCGCATCAATAATGCCTGCTTTGAAGCAGTTGTGGTCACCAACACAATACCCCAGGAGGAGAAAATGAGGCATTGTCCCAAAATACAG GTTATCGACATCTCCATGATCCTCGCGGAGGCCATCCGGAGAACCCACAATGGCGAGTCTGTGTCGTACCTATTCAGCCACGTACCTTTGTAA